The Rhodococcus triatomae genome includes a window with the following:
- a CDS encoding IclR family transcriptional regulator produces MQKALGMLEAVARLGPGTSAKEIAKFAGVPTTTAYRMLNLLVADGFLVRVPDLSGFALGRRTAELAHAATESEPDISLHDVVEELRGHTRFGLHVASFGGGRLRLVDKDPDHEIIAISTLAKDLHANALGKLLLAHDPSVRPDPELRRLTEHTVDDPVLLDRELSTIRCDGYAVENQESRLGRAALAVPIRDQLAVVVGGLYVQGSVERVTARDRELVQFLFDGARRLTGLI; encoded by the coding sequence GTGCAGAAGGCGCTCGGCATGCTCGAGGCCGTCGCGCGGCTCGGGCCCGGCACGTCGGCGAAGGAGATCGCGAAGTTCGCCGGAGTACCCACCACCACGGCGTACCGGATGCTGAACCTCCTCGTCGCAGACGGTTTCCTGGTCCGGGTACCCGATCTGTCCGGCTTCGCCCTGGGGCGACGTACCGCCGAGCTCGCACACGCCGCGACGGAGAGCGAACCGGACATCTCGCTCCACGACGTGGTCGAGGAACTGCGCGGCCACACCCGATTCGGGCTGCACGTCGCCTCGTTCGGAGGCGGCCGGCTCCGGCTCGTGGACAAGGACCCCGACCACGAGATCATCGCGATCTCGACTCTTGCGAAGGACCTGCACGCCAACGCCCTGGGCAAGCTCCTCCTCGCCCACGACCCGAGCGTGCGGCCCGACCCCGAGTTGAGGCGTCTCACCGAGCACACCGTCGACGACCCCGTTCTGCTCGACCGGGAACTGTCGACCATCCGATGCGACGGATATGCGGTGGAGAACCAGGAGTCACGGCTCGGACGCGCGGCTCTGGCGGTCCCGATCCGGGACCAGCTCGCCGTCGTCGTCGGCGGCCTCTACGTGCAGGGTTCGGTCGAGCGCGTCACCGCCCGCGATCGCGAACTCGTGCAGTTCCTCTTCGACGGAGCCCGTCGGCTGACCGGCCTGATCTGA